The Pseudomonas sp. IB20 region CCTGTAATTCGTGACGGTGCCGCTCACGCTTTGGCGTGGTTGGAGCACCCGGCCCAGCATTTGCTGATGTGGGACCAGCCTGAGTACCCTGCCTTACTCGCCCAGATAGACGACGCGCCACCGTTGTTATTCGTCGCCGGCGACCCGAAAATCCTGGAAAAACCGCAGTTGGCCATGGTCGGCAGCCGCCGTGCTTCGCGCCCCGGCATGGACACTGCCGCCGCCTTTTCCCGCAGCCTGGCGAGTGCCGGTTTTGTCATCACCAGTGGCCTCGCGTTGGGCATAGATGGCGCGGCGCATCAGGCAGCCCTGGACGTTGGCGGCCAGACAATCGGTGTGCTCGGCACCGGGCTTGAAAAATTTTATCCACAGCGCCACCGAAAGCTCGCCGCCGCGATGATTGCCCAAGGCAGCGCGGTGGTTTCCGAGTTTCCGCTGGATGCTGCGCCCCAGGCCGCGAACTTCCCCCGGCGCAACCGGATCATCAGTGGCCTGTCACTGGGCGTGCTGGTGGTGGAAGCCAGCATGGCCAGCGGTTCGCTGATCACCGCGCGGTTGGCGGCTGAGCAAGGGCGTGAGGTGTATGCGATCCCGGGTTCCATCCATCATCCCGGCGCCAAGGGCTGTCACCAGTTGATCCGCGATGGCGCGACACTGGTGGAATCCATCGAGCATATTTTGGACGGGTTACGCGGCTGGCAGGCGCTGTCCCGTCCGGCACCGATGCCGGTCACTCATCCGCTGGTGGCGCTGCTGCACGCTGCGCCTCACACCAGTGAAGCCTTAGCCATTGCCAGTGGGCGACCTTTGTCCCAAGTGCTGGCGGCCCTCACCGAGCTTGAGCTCGAAGGCCAGGTGATCTGCGAAAGCGGGCGCTGGCTTGCGCGCTGCTAGGTTTTGTAACGAAGATCGGTAAACTGCGCAGAGCTTTAGTCCGGAGAGTGAGCAATGGTCAACAGGTGGCGTGTGCTGGAAACCGCACGAGAAATTCGCGCAGGCGCGGTGATCGCCTACCCGACCGAAGCGGTCTGGGGCCTTGGCTGCGACCCGTGGAATGAAGCAGCGGTGGACCGGCTGCTGGCGATCAAGAATCGGTCGGTGGACAAGGGGCTGATCCTGGTGGCGGACAATATCCGCCAGTTCGATTTTCTCTTTGAAGACTTCCCGGACACCTGGATCGAGCGCATGGCCAGCACCTGGCCTGGGCCAAATACCTGGCTGGTGCCGCATCAGGACTTGTTGCCTGAATGGGTCACCGGTGTGCATGACACGGTGGCGCTGCGGGTGAGTGATCATCCGCTGGTGCGGGATCTGTGCTCGCTGGTGGGGCCGCTGATTTCCACGTCTGCCAACCCGCAAGGCCGCCCGGCGGCGCGCACACGGCTTCGCGTGGAGCAGTATTTCCGTGGCCAGGTCGATCGGGTGTTGGGTGGCGCCTTGGGTGGGCGCAAGAACCCGAGCCTGATTCGCGATTTGGCGACGGGTGAGGTGGTGCGGCCTTCTTGAGACCGAGGCGCGGCCATCGCGGGCAAGCCCGGCTCCCACATTCGACTGCATTCCAACTGAAGGAACACAGTCAAAATGTGGGAGCGGGCTTGCCCGCGATGGGGCCCTTCAGATCAACAACTGTCTTAAGCCTTTATGGCAGGAGGATGGTCGACCCAGTCGTCCGCCGCCCCGACAACTCAGTCTGCGCCTTTGCCGCATCCGCCAGCGAAAACCGCTGGTTGATATCAATGCGCACCTTGCCGCTCTTGATCATCGAGAACAGGTCATCGGCCATCGCCTGCAGATCCTTCGGATTGCTGGCATAGGTCGCCAAGGTCGGCCGGGTGACATACAGCGAGCCCTTGGCCGCCAGAATTCCCAGGTTCACCCCATCCACCGCGCCCGATGCATTCCCGAAGCTCACCACCAGCCCACGTGGCGCTACGCTGTCCAGCGAGGTCAGCCAAGTGTCCTTGCCGACGCCGTCGTACACCACCGGCACCTTTTTGCCGTCGGTCAATTCCAGTACACGTTGTACGACGTTTTCCTTGCTGTAGTCGATGGTTTCCCAGGCGCCGAGGGATTTGGCCAGCGCGGCTTTTTCCGGCGAACTCACCGTGCCGATGAGCTTCACGCCCAAGTCCTTGGCCCATTGGCAGGCCAGCGAACCGACGCCACCAGCCGCGGCGTGGAACAGGATGGTTTCGCCGCCCTTCAATTCATAGGTCTGGCGCAGCAGGTACTGCACGGTCAGGCCCTTGAGCATCGCGCCGGCGGCTTGCTCGAAACTGATATCGTCCGGCAAGTGCACCAGATTGGCGGCGGGCAACACATGCAGCTCGCTGTAGGCACCCAGCGGGCCGCTGCCGTAGGCCACACGGTCGCCGACTTTGAATTGCGTGACCTCGCTGCCCACCGCGTCGACCACGCCGGCACCTTCGGCGCCCAAGCCCGATGGCAGCGCGGGCGGTGCATAAAGGCCACTGCGGAAATAAGTGTCGATGAAGTTCAGGCCAATGGCCTCGTTGCGCACACGAACCTGCTGCGGGCCAGGCTCTGCCGGCGTGTAGTCCACATACTCAAGTACTTCGGGGCCGCCATGGGCACGGAACTGGATACGTTTGGCCATCTGCACTTCTCCTGAGGTCGAATCGCGTAGCCCTCTATCCCACTCCTAAGCTTGACCTTCGTCAACTGCGGCGAAGCCGGGTGCGGTGGTATCCTGTGCGCCCATTTGCCGCCGACGCCCAATGGCCTCGCGTAGCTTTGCCCGATTCAAGGTGATGCCATGACTACCCGCACCGAGGCTGTTAAAGCCTACCTGCTAGACCTGCAAGACCGCATTTGCAGCGCCCTGGAAACCTTCGAGACGGACACTCGCTTTATCGAAGACGCCTGGACCCGGCCTGCCGGCGGCGGCGGTCGCACCCGTGTGATCGAAAACGGCACGGTCATCGAAAAAGGCGGCGTTAACTTTTCCCACGTATTCGGTAGCGGCCTCCCACCGTCCGCCAGTGCCCATCGCCCTGAGCTGGCCGGTCGCGGCTTCGAAGCCCTGGGCGTGTCGCTGGTGATCCACCCGCACAACCCGCATGTGCCGACGTCTCACGCCAATGTGCGCTTTTTCATCGCCGAAAAAGACGGCGAAGAACCGGTGTGGTGGTTCGGTGGCGGCTTCGACCTCACGCCCTACTACGCCAATGAAGAAGACTGCATCCACTGGCACCGCGTGGCCGAGCAGGCCTGCGCGCCGTTCGGGCCGCACGTGTACTCGCGCTACAAGGCGTGGTGCGACACCTACTTCCATATCAAGCACCGTAACGAACCGCGCGGCATCGGCGGCCTGTTCTTCGATGACTTGAACGAGTGGGACTTCGACACCTGCTTCGCCTTCATCCGCGCCATCGGCGATGCGTACATCGACGCCTACCTGCCGATCGTGCAGCGCCGCAAGGCCATGGCTTACACCGAACAGCAGCGTCAATTCCAAGAGTTCCGCCGTGGGCGCTATGTCGAGTTCAACCTCGTCTACGACCGTGGCACCCTGTTCGGCCTGCAATCGGGCGGGCGCACTGAGTCGATCCTGATGTCGCTGCCGCCGCAAGTACGCTGGAGTTACGACTGGAAGGCTGAGGCCGGCAGCGAAGAGGCGCGCCTCACCGATTACTTCCTGCAAGACCGCGACTGGCTTGGCCTCGCCACGCCCACGGCGGCTGTCTGATGGACCGTTATGTCGTGTTCGGCAACCCCATCGGCCACAGCAAGTCGCCGCTGATTCACCGCATGTTTGCCGAGCAGACGGGTGAGCAACTGGACTACAGCACCTTGCTCGCGCCGCTGGAAGATTTCACAGGCTGTGCCCGTGAGTTTTTTCAGCAAGGCCGTGGCGCCAACGTCACCGTGCCGTTCAAGGAAGACGCTTACCGTTTGGCCAACAGCCTGACCGAACGCGCCCTGCGCGCCGGGGCGGTGAATACCCTGAGCAAGCTGGCCGACGGCACGTTGCTGGGTGACAACACCGACGGCGCCGGCCTCGTGCGCGACCTGATGGTGAATGCCGGGTTGAGCCTGCAAGGCAAACGCATCCTGCTGCTGGGCGCCGGTGGCGCGGTACGCGGGGCGCTGGAGCCGTTGCTCGCCGAGCGGCCGGCGTCGCTGATCATCGCCAACCGCACGGTAGAAAAGGCCGAGTTGCTCGCCGAGCTGTTCGACGACCTGGGCCCGGTGTCGGCCAGCGGTTTCGACTGGCTGCGTGAGCCGGTGGACCTGATCATCAATGCCACGTCCGCCAGCCTGTCAGGCGATGTACCGCCGATTGCCGGCAGCCTGATCGAACCGGGTAAGACGTTCTGCTACGACATGATGTACGCCAAGGCGCCCACCGCGTTCTGCCGATGGGCTACAGAGCAAGGCGCAGCCGTGGCGATGGATGGTTTGGGCATGCTCGTGGAGCAGGCGGCGGAAGCGTTCTTCCTGTGGCGCGGTGTGCGCCCGGATTCGGCGCCGGTGTTGGCTGAGTTGCGCCGCCAGTTGGCCTGACACAAAGCCAATGTGGGCACGGTCAAAATGTGGGAGCTGGCTTGCCTGCGATTGGATCGCCTCGGTCTAACTGACTGACCGAGTCGTCTGCATCGCAGGCAAGCCAGCTCCCACAGTTTTAACTGCGTTCAGTCTTCGAAATGGAGGGGGCAGTTGTCGGGCCCTTCAAGTTTTTTTAACTCTTCCACCACCTGCGGCCGGGCCCTGCGCAACGTCAGGCTACGCCCCAACCCCTTAAGCCGCCGCGCCTCCTGATGCAGCATCTCCACCCCGGAATAGTCGATAAAGTTGATCTGCTGCGCCTCGATCACCACCCGCTCGCCCTGCAAGCTTTGCAGGCGCACTTGCAGGTAATGGCTGGCGCCAAAAAAGATCGAACCCCCCACCCGCAACACATCCTCGTCGCCATCACGCCACTGCTGCACGCGCGGCTGCGAGGTGCGCTTGAGGTAGAAAAACAGCGAGGCCAGCACCCCGGCGTAAATCGCTGTTTGCAGCTCCAGCAGCAAGGTGGCGACGCACGTCAGGCTCATCACCACAAACTCGGCGCGGCTCACGCGGAACAACGCGCGAATGCCACGATGATCCACCAAGCCCCAGCAAATCAGCAGGATGCTCGCCGCCATGCTGGGGATTGGAATGTGCGCGATCAACACCGCGCCGAACAGCGCGAACAACGCCACCCACAAGGCGGAAAACACGCCTGCTAAGGGTGAGCATGCGCCCGCTTCGTAGCTCAGGCCGGAGCGGGTAAAGGAACCGGCTGACAGGTAGCCGGAGAAAAATCCGCCGACGATATTGGATAAACCCTGCGCACGGACTTCCTGGTTGGCGTCGAGCAATTGCTGCGAACGCGCCGACAACGAGCGCGCAATCGACAGGCTGGTCACCAGCCCCAGCATGCCCACCGCCACGGCACTGGGCAGCAGGCGCAGGAGCATGTCCAGGTCCAGCGGCAATGGGCTGAACGGCGGCAGCTTGCCCACAAACGAACTGACCCGCGCCACATGCCCGAACATCGCCGGCCACAGCCACGCCACCAAGCTGCTCAACGCCAGGGCGATCAATAGCGTCGGCCAGCGTGGGACCCAGTACTTGAGCAACGCGCCCACCAGTAAGGTGCTCAAGCCTAGGACGAGGGAGGCATGGTCCCACTCGCCGCCGTGATCGATAAGCGCCAGCAAACTTTTGATTGCCGTGGCCTGGCTCGGCAAATCCAGCCCAAGCAGGTTGGGTAGCTGCCCCAAGGCAATCACCACGGCGGCGCCCAAGGTGAACCCAAGTACCACCGAATGGGAGACGAAATTCACCAGTGCGCCGAAGCGCAGCATCCCCAGCAGCCACTGGAAAACCCCGGCGAGAAAGGTCAGCAACAGGATCAACGTGATGTAGTCCTGAGACCCAGGCACGGCCAAGGGGCTGACGCTGGCGTAGAGCACGATGGAAATCGCCGCCGTCGGGCCGCAGATCAGGTGCCAGGAGGAACCCCAGAGGCAGGCGATCAATACCGGAATGATGGCGGCGTACAAGCCGTATTCAGGTGGGAGACCGGCGATCAGCGCGTAGGCAATCGACTGCGGCAGCGCGAGCACGGCGCCGCTGAGGCCGACCATCGCGTCCCGGCCGACGCTGGCGCGGGTTTGGCGTGGCAGCCAGGCGAGGAAGGGGAAGAGTGTATGGCGGTTGGGCCGGGGCATCGCAGACTCGGGTTGAAAGGTTTGAGCCAGGGTATCAGGCTGCTAATGATCGTTCCCACGCTCTGCGTGGGAATGCCGGTCCAGGGACGCTCCGCGTTCGCTCTTAAGGTCGTGACGCGGAGCGTCACAGGATGCATTCCCACGCGGAGCGTGGGAATGATCATTTCGGGGGTTAGAGCTTGGCTTTTACCGCCGCCAACGCATCCTGGCCATCCACGGTTTTTACGCCATCGAGCCACTTGTCCAGCACCGCCGGATTCGCCTTGATCCACGCCTTCGCCGCATCGGCATTGCTGACCTTTTTGTTGACCACCTCGGCCATGATGCTGTTCTCCATGTCCTGGGTGAAGCTCAGGTTGGTCAGCAGTTTCCCGACATTCGGGCAGGCCTGTGCATAACCCTTGCGGGTCAAGGTATACACGCTGCCGGTGTCGCCGAAGTACTTCTCGCCGCCCTTGAGGTAATGCATTTTCAACTGCACGTTCATCGGGTGCGGCGTCCAGCCTAGGAAGGTCACGAATTTCTGTTTCTTAACCGCCCGCGACACTTCGGCCAGCATCGCCTGTTCACTCGACTCGATCAGCTTCCATTGGCCGAGGTCGAAGTCGTTCTTCTTGATGATCTCCTGCAGCGAGATATTCGCCGGTGCGCCGGAGCCGATGCCGTAGATCTTCTTATCGAATTTGCCCGCGAATTTATTCAAGTCGGCAAAGTCATGCACACCGGCGTCCCACACGTAGTCCGGCACGGCGAGAGTGAACTCGGTGCCGTCGAGGTTTTTCGCCAGTTGCACCACGTCACCGTTAGCCACGAACTTGTCATAGAAGCCCTGCTGCGCCGGCATCCAGTTGCCCAGGAACACATCCACCTGGCCGTCCTTGAGCCCGCCAAACGTGATCGGCACCGCCAGGGTGTCGACCTTGGCCTTGTAGCCCATGCCGTTCAACAGAAAACCGGTGATGGCATTGGTGGCGGCGATATCGCTCCAGCCGGGGTCGGCCATCTTCACCGTGTCACAGCGGGTGTCCGCGTACACATTGGCGCTAGTCAGCACCAACATACCCAACACTGCAGTCAACTTTTGCATGGCCTTCCCTCTGTTTTATTAGTGTTGGCAGGGTTGTGGATAACGTGCCTTGCGCTCCAGGTCGTCGAGGTCGATATGGTTGCGCATGTATTGCTGACTGGCGTCCACCAGTGGCTGGTGATCCCAGCTCTTCAGCTTGCCTTGGGTCAGCGCCTCAAACACCAGGCGACGACGGCGTTGGCTGGCGAGCACCTGCTGGTGGATCGCCGGGATGTCCCATTTGGCCCGCGCCTCACTCAAAAACGCCTCGAACAGTGCTCGGTGTTCCGCTGACTGGCTGAGGTTCTCCCGCTCGTGCGGGTCGTTGTGTAGATCGAACAGTAGACAAGGGTCGTCTTCGCTGTAGATAAATTTGTACGCGCCACGGCGAATCATCATCAGTGGGCTGATGGTGCCTTCGGCCATGTATTCGCCGAACACTTCGTCGTGCCCGCCCAGCCCCTGCAAGTGCGGGACCAGTGAGCGGCCGTCCAGCGGCAAACGCGGGTCCAACTCGCCGCCGGCCAGTTCCACCAGGGTCGGCAACAGGTCGGCGGTGGACACGGCTTTGCTCACGCGGCCAGTGGCAAACTGCCCCGGCGCACTGACCAGCAGCGGCACGCGGGCGGCCATTTCAAACCAGTGCATTTTGTACCAGAGGCCGCGCTCGCCGAGCATGTCGCCGTGGTCGCCCGAGAAGATGATGATGGTGTCGTCGGCAAGGCCGGTGTCTTCCAGGGTTTGCAGGAGCTTGCCGACATTGCTGTCGATGTAGCTGCACGCGCCGAAATACGCGCGGCGCGCATCGCGGATCTTGTTCAGTGGCAGCGGTTTGTCCCACAGGTCGTAAACCTTCAGCAGGCGCTGGGAATGCGGGTCGAGGTCGGCCTGGGCTGGTGTCGTAGGCATTGGGATGTCGCTGTCGTCGTACAGGTCCCAGAACGGCTTGGGAATGGTGTACGGGTCGTGTGGGTGAGTCATCGACACGGTCAGGCAGAACGGCTGGTCGCCGTCTTCACGAATATGGTCGAACAGGTATTGCTGGGCCTTGAACACCACCTCTTCATCGAAATCCAGCTGGTTGGTGCGCACGCACGGCCCGGCTTGCAGCACCGAGGCCATGTTGTGGTACCAGGTGGGGCGCACGTCCGGCTCATCCCAGTTCACCGCCCAGCCATAGTCGGCGGGGTAGATGTCGCTGGTCAGGCGCTCCTCAAAGCCGTGCAATTGGTCTGGCCCGCAGAAATGCATCTTGCCCGACAGCGCGGTGCGGTAGCCGAGGCGGCGCAG contains the following coding sequences:
- the dprA gene encoding DNA-processing protein DprA, translating into MYPINSSEISPSELEARLRLHRLPELGPKRFGVLIEAFGSASKAISAPASAWRSLGLPAISADARCSPVIRDGAAHALAWLEHPAQHLLMWDQPEYPALLAQIDDAPPLLFVAGDPKILEKPQLAMVGSRRASRPGMDTAAAFSRSLASAGFVITSGLALGIDGAAHQAALDVGGQTIGVLGTGLEKFYPQRHRKLAAAMIAQGSAVVSEFPLDAAPQAANFPRRNRIISGLSLGVLVVEASMASGSLITARLAAEQGREVYAIPGSIHHPGAKGCHQLIRDGATLVESIEHILDGLRGWQALSRPAPMPVTHPLVALLHAAPHTSEALAIASGRPLSQVLAALTELELEGQVICESGRWLARC
- a CDS encoding L-threonylcarbamoyladenylate synthase, whose product is MVNRWRVLETAREIRAGAVIAYPTEAVWGLGCDPWNEAAVDRLLAIKNRSVDKGLILVADNIRQFDFLFEDFPDTWIERMASTWPGPNTWLVPHQDLLPEWVTGVHDTVALRVSDHPLVRDLCSLVGPLISTSANPQGRPAARTRLRVEQYFRGQVDRVLGGALGGRKNPSLIRDLATGEVVRPS
- a CDS encoding quinone oxidoreductase family protein is translated as MAKRIQFRAHGGPEVLEYVDYTPAEPGPQQVRVRNEAIGLNFIDTYFRSGLYAPPALPSGLGAEGAGVVDAVGSEVTQFKVGDRVAYGSGPLGAYSELHVLPAANLVHLPDDISFEQAAGAMLKGLTVQYLLRQTYELKGGETILFHAAAGGVGSLACQWAKDLGVKLIGTVSSPEKAALAKSLGAWETIDYSKENVVQRVLELTDGKKVPVVYDGVGKDTWLTSLDSVAPRGLVVSFGNASGAVDGVNLGILAAKGSLYVTRPTLATYASNPKDLQAMADDLFSMIKSGKVRIDINQRFSLADAAKAQTELSGRRTTGSTILLP
- the hemF gene encoding oxygen-dependent coproporphyrinogen oxidase encodes the protein MTTRTEAVKAYLLDLQDRICSALETFETDTRFIEDAWTRPAGGGGRTRVIENGTVIEKGGVNFSHVFGSGLPPSASAHRPELAGRGFEALGVSLVIHPHNPHVPTSHANVRFFIAEKDGEEPVWWFGGGFDLTPYYANEEDCIHWHRVAEQACAPFGPHVYSRYKAWCDTYFHIKHRNEPRGIGGLFFDDLNEWDFDTCFAFIRAIGDAYIDAYLPIVQRRKAMAYTEQQRQFQEFRRGRYVEFNLVYDRGTLFGLQSGGRTESILMSLPPQVRWSYDWKAEAGSEEARLTDYFLQDRDWLGLATPTAAV
- the aroE gene encoding shikimate dehydrogenase encodes the protein MDRYVVFGNPIGHSKSPLIHRMFAEQTGEQLDYSTLLAPLEDFTGCAREFFQQGRGANVTVPFKEDAYRLANSLTERALRAGAVNTLSKLADGTLLGDNTDGAGLVRDLMVNAGLSLQGKRILLLGAGGAVRGALEPLLAERPASLIIANRTVEKAELLAELFDDLGPVSASGFDWLREPVDLIINATSASLSGDVPPIAGSLIEPGKTFCYDMMYAKAPTAFCRWATEQGAAVAMDGLGMLVEQAAEAFFLWRGVRPDSAPVLAELRRQLA
- a CDS encoding SulP family inorganic anion transporter produces the protein MPRPNRHTLFPFLAWLPRQTRASVGRDAMVGLSGAVLALPQSIAYALIAGLPPEYGLYAAIIPVLIACLWGSSWHLICGPTAAISIVLYASVSPLAVPGSQDYITLILLLTFLAGVFQWLLGMLRFGALVNFVSHSVVLGFTLGAAVVIALGQLPNLLGLDLPSQATAIKSLLALIDHGGEWDHASLVLGLSTLLVGALLKYWVPRWPTLLIALALSSLVAWLWPAMFGHVARVSSFVGKLPPFSPLPLDLDMLLRLLPSAVAVGMLGLVTSLSIARSLSARSQQLLDANQEVRAQGLSNIVGGFFSGYLSAGSFTRSGLSYEAGACSPLAGVFSALWVALFALFGAVLIAHIPIPSMAASILLICWGLVDHRGIRALFRVSRAEFVVMSLTCVATLLLELQTAIYAGVLASLFFYLKRTSQPRVQQWRDGDEDVLRVGGSIFFGASHYLQVRLQSLQGERVVIEAQQINFIDYSGVEMLHQEARRLKGLGRSLTLRRARPQVVEELKKLEGPDNCPLHFED
- the choX gene encoding choline ABC transporter substrate-binding protein, whose product is MQKLTAVLGMLVLTSANVYADTRCDTVKMADPGWSDIAATNAITGFLLNGMGYKAKVDTLAVPITFGGLKDGQVDVFLGNWMPAQQGFYDKFVANGDVVQLAKNLDGTEFTLAVPDYVWDAGVHDFADLNKFAGKFDKKIYGIGSGAPANISLQEIIKKNDFDLGQWKLIESSEQAMLAEVSRAVKKQKFVTFLGWTPHPMNVQLKMHYLKGGEKYFGDTGSVYTLTRKGYAQACPNVGKLLTNLSFTQDMENSIMAEVVNKKVSNADAAKAWIKANPAVLDKWLDGVKTVDGQDALAAVKAKL
- the betC gene encoding choline-sulfatase, encoding MKRKNILFIMADQMAAPMLPFYGPSPIKLPNLSRLAEQGVVFDAAYCNSPLCAPSRFTLVSGQLPSKIGAYDNAADFPADVPTYAHYLRRLGYRTALSGKMHFCGPDQLHGFEERLTSDIYPADYGWAVNWDEPDVRPTWYHNMASVLQAGPCVRTNQLDFDEEVVFKAQQYLFDHIREDGDQPFCLTVSMTHPHDPYTIPKPFWDLYDDSDIPMPTTPAQADLDPHSQRLLKVYDLWDKPLPLNKIRDARRAYFGACSYIDSNVGKLLQTLEDTGLADDTIIIFSGDHGDMLGERGLWYKMHWFEMAARVPLLVSAPGQFATGRVSKAVSTADLLPTLVELAGGELDPRLPLDGRSLVPHLQGLGGHDEVFGEYMAEGTISPLMMIRRGAYKFIYSEDDPCLLFDLHNDPHERENLSQSAEHRALFEAFLSEARAKWDIPAIHQQVLASQRRRRLVFEALTQGKLKSWDHQPLVDASQQYMRNHIDLDDLERKARYPQPCQH